DNA from Mugil cephalus isolate CIBA_MC_2020 chromosome 5, CIBA_Mcephalus_1.1, whole genome shotgun sequence:
GCTCCCACTGGAAAACTTCCAGTCACAGAAGACAGTGACATTTTGGCATAGAAATACTGAGCCAGCTGTGAACTTAGAACTAAAAGTGTTGCTATAGAGGTTTAGGGCAGAGCTGTCCAGAGTGCTGAAATAAACCAGCAGTGCCACTTGACCAACATGTGGCGTTTGGATGTTAAAATGTTAGTTCTCAAGTGACAATATTTCAGTAACAATAAAAACTTGTGATGAAAGTCGGCCTATTCGGGGCCGACCTTATCTGGCAGTTCATGGTTATAAGGATCTGATCTGTTTGATCTGTGCCACAAAATGACACCCGTAACAAGAAAACATCTAAGATAAATAACGCCAAATCCATttcaaagctgaaaaaaaaaagccaggaaCTACAAAAGTCTGATAGcatgaaatataaaaagttGTTCGTATTGTCTGAAGATGGATCTCAGTTGTACTTATATCTTAAATCCTATATCTTAAATATCAATTATCTTGATATTTTTTCTTAGACCAGAtctgcacaaacaaactgagGGAGTCTGGCCCTCAGCAAACTTTTACCTGTTGAGACTCTTTTAGCAAAGCATTACAACGTCAGAAACAGGGACTTAAATCTTGGCCCCTGGCTCTTTATAAACACACCTGGCATTTATTAGTTAAAgcaaatgtctcttttttttagcAGCACCCTAGAGATTTATGACATTATTAGAACTTTGCTTCAGGAGTAAGGCCATAAATCCATTTGGCTCACCTACCTATACAGGTGTGTCTAACCCTACTCACACTGATTGTCTCAATTGTTAACACTGTGCCACAATCTGCGCACGCAGATTTCTTTTTATAGGAAACAGATCTGGGCTctggctgggccattctaaAACATTAATCTTTTATTGCTTAACCCATTCTTTTGTTGGTTTCAGATGTGCTCTCGGCTGCCGTCATGCTGAAAAGTCAAAGTTCTCTTCGTGTAGAAGACTCTTTATCAAACCTGACTGATACTTGGACCGATTCATGATCCCATCCCTTTCTTTCACTAAAGCACAGCTGAAGAAGATCTGTCACAAACCAACACTTTATTGTGGTTATGGTGTCTTATTGCTGATTtgaacaacaaccaaaaaaggTTAAATCTGGATTTTTCCTGATATAATTGTATTTCTGCTTTGTCTGCGTTGGTGAAAGCATCTTTAGGACCCGAGACTTCAAGGCCCAACATTTAAATTTTGCAGGTTGAAGATCTCCAGGACTGTGAGGGCCGCTCAATGCACAAATCTCCCAGTAAGAGTTGAACGATTGAGAGGAAACGGTAAGCACAGAAAGGAGCGTTAAGGCCAGTGGGAGCTATTAATTCTCTATCTTTTATAAATGAGGAGTGTTCTGTTAATGGACTTAATGTTGTGCAGTCgcctctgcttcttcctcctctctttgtctttttcccccTGCCATATCTCCGTGGTATTTTTCTAGTACATAAAGCAAACCCAGCGTGGATAATTACCAGCAACAGAATCAGAGCTGCGGCACGTTATTCCGCTCATATGGCGATGTATGTGAACACCGCGGTGCAAAGCAAAAGCCTATAAAGTCAGAAACAGTAGACAGATGTTTTCTCATCTCAGTTGACGCTTTTAAATTATTACTTGCATGAAATTTTCAACAGAAGACTGCATTTTGTCCAACATTTGTCTCATCTATTTCccctgtttttaaattaaatattacaaatatcCCAGCACGGTGCTtgcatatgtgtgcatgtgtgtgatggaATGAGGTCAGATGAGCTTTTTGTCTGAGTTGCTTCCTTTTTAAGCGCAGAAGACGCCAAGGTGTGCGAGTCCATGAAAGCGAGAGTGCACATGGTTGGTGCGTGTAATTCTCTAACAATATATACATGACATGTACTAAAAGAACAATTATTGCAGTTTTTGAAATTGTTTTtgcactgtgtttttgtgtgtgtgaacatcCATCCCACACAGCAAAGTGCGTCTTATCCCTCCTGGGACGACTTTTCCTCTGTTGTGCTGCTGCCAACTTGCCATGTATCTCTGTTACACTTTACTCATGGGCTCTTTATCATAGTATGTCACAGAAAGGTCagaactctcacacacacttgggAGTTTACAGTGGAAAAGGTCAGCAGGGCACACAAGGTCAGATAGTCTGGAAAACAGCAAAAAGGCCTTCGAGGGTTTGAGCACTGTGTGGGAGAACAAAAATGAGGTATGatcaaagaaaaactttaaaacatcGAGAGGGGCACAAACAATTATGCACAAAAGTATTCTCACAGAAACGTAGAAGTGCTAGTGTtcataaatgatttaaattattaatgattattgatctttttgttcattttctctgGGAATAAGCCCCGCTTCAGCTTTTATGTGGTCATTTTTCACATGACTGCATCCGAGCAAGATCTATAActtttgttgtctgttgtctctgtcctatttaatttctatttGGTCACTagttttcttatcttatcttatcttatcttatcttatcttatcttatcttatcttatcttatcttatcttatcttatcttatcttatcttattaaaTATTACATCACTTTAAGAAATTCACTTGGAGTCTCCTGCTCATGCTATAAAGGATAAGAGGCCTCATGCAGCACCTTAACAATCAGGAGCTGAAATTAACACTCTAGAGGgctgctttgaaatatttgagGACTCAGTCGACCTTTCTTCAATTCAGAAACTGGTTTAAATTACATTCCCTTAGGTAACTATAATATTTCCCTTCTTGATGAATTGCATTGTTTAAGTTAGttgtaacattttattgttttattcctGATTTTATGTCATTGATTTACTGCATATGTGATCACACGTTTtcattatgttctttttttttttttttttgaaaagtccTGATGATGGCGCTTTCCTCTACTTATGATTTATTGAAACAGTTTGCATGAGTTAAATAAGAtacttttgaacattttgtttcaAAAGAGGTCAATGCCTGGTTCCTAAACAGTGAACACACTTCTATTAAATCTTTAGTTAATTGTCTATCCAGGCTTAGGACTCCACCCAGTGGAAGTTATGTGGATGTACACTCAATTCATCTATTTAATAATACACATATTAAGATATAGTTTAACAAAACCACGTCATAAAATcatgtgtttattaaaatgaaGAATTATTTTAAACCCatgcaataaaacatgaagaatttATTAATAGAGTTTTATATGAATTTCACAGAAATATAGTCAGAGAAGtttgcaacacaacacactgtgtatatgttaaaaatgcatttttttaaagtaatttttctACAGtgtcaacaaaaacagaattcatTAACACATTTCGTGTAGTCATGCTATTTTTTTGAACAATGTTCAACATACCCGTCCTCTCTCTTATATTTAAAGTATAAAATTACAAAGGTTATATCACAACAAAGCGCAAATTGCAACTCAAATCAATGGCAccccaacaaaaacacatgaaaaaagacacatttccaaATCTCCACATCATCAAcctaatttatttcaaataagGTCACAAGAAACCTAATGAAAGATTTAATAGCCTATCATGAGGCTGTCAGGGCTTTAAAATACTGAGTAGAACTTGGTTTGTGCAAATCAAGATCCTGCACTGCGTTTGTTTACTGACTATTAGTCCATACTGCAGCCTCCTTATGCCGAATCTCACAGCCTGACTGTGACCACAGTGTTTGCGCTTTACGTGTGTTTGGATAGTCTGCTGCAGCGTCTGCATCCAGAAGAGTGGTTACTTTGACTGAGCGGTCTGGCTTGATTGAGTCTATTCATTCCTCTCTGGTTcccaggaaaaggaaaaaaataaataaagaaaatgtgaaagaatCTCTTGTTCACTTTCACATTCGGATGAAAGATTCTGAGGTCTGAGGACAAACTTTCAGCTGATCAGCAATTCACCACTGGCTGCAGGTAAAGCTCACTTTCTGGCTGTTTTTAAGATTTCTTCTTTAGGTGTGCCGCTTTTTCACTGAGCTGAAACAAACTCAGGTAGTCATACATTATGTGCACGTGTGTCAATATTTCTGctaattatttacagtgtaaacGTTTCATAGACATGCAGTTTCTGATTCTGTGGGCCCTTTTGAGCGGtgagtcatttcttttaatcttgtAGTTCAACCAGGGAAGCGTGTTCCCTCTGCTTTAATAATAACTCTTTATTAATTTACATTGTTTTCAGGGGTTCTTGCCGCCCCTTTCACgcaggaagaggaggcaaaGCATTTCATCAGGCTGAAGAGACAGTCTGGATACTGGGATCCATACCACTCTCAGAACCAGTGGGGTTACACCATTCAGGAACAGGTGACACTGTGGTCTGGTTTCAGAAAATATGGCAGTTTCAGCATAATCTCTTGAAAgcgattcaaaaaaaaaaaaaggtttatctTTTGTCTGCAGGCTAATGAATACTGGACAGCCATTCGAACAGATGCTCAGTACTATATGGACATGGGTAACCTGATGTTTGACCGTTCTGTGGCTGAGTAAGATAATCCACTTTTACATGAGGTGTATGACAttagaatgttttattttgccatattCACACTAACATGGGAGAGTTTCCACCTAGTTCATTACTCATACCttgtatttatcatttatcaaaaatgtttatgtccccaaatgtcaaatgttataTAAATTGTTTTCAAGTCATCTTCTTTTATCTGGTTATGTTACAGTGAAAACAACAGGCTCTACATGGAGATGCTGCGTAATGCACGGGCTCACCTGGACAGTCAAACGGGTCAACGCAGGTAGAAGACAGAGACGATTAAGACCTGAAGGATATTAGATCAAGAAAAAGTAATACTACAGCCAAGCTCAGACATTTATCATTATATATCCTAAAATGATTTATATGTTGACCAGGTTCACATTGTGTCCAATTGAACTTGAAATGTGTTAGCTTTGCAATTACATAAGATCCTATAACTGTATAATCTAAGTGTTTCTAAACAATGTGCAGATAATGAGGCCTTGATAGAACATAAAAATCACTTCTACTGTATGTCATGATGTTAAAATAATGCTGAAGATTTATGAAGAGAGTGTATAATAATGATATAAAGGATTAATAAACTTATAATACaattaatacaaaatatataacagTGTAATAAGGATCCACACAGAAGTAGCCTTTATTACAgattttattgcttttactgCTCTATTGCTTTTGGTAAACTGATTGAAATGACAGTTATTTAATGCATGGATTTCAGAAATtgctgtggaaaataaaaaagtgttctCTCAAGTTTACCACTGGGTGGTGCTGTCAGCTGCATATATTCCTTTATGGATCTCATTTCCTCCATATATTTGTAGCACTTGCTATGCAAAATCTGTAACTGGTTTTTGTATAATATTATGCACAATTACAGTAAAGATAAGTAGTAGCATATCATCATTTATGACTGTGAAGAAGCATGGCTGAACAATGCAAATATCGTAGTTTTGAGACACTTtgtaatttaactttaaatttcGCATTTGCAAAGGATGACTAATGTGTATTCTTCAGATATTTTGCAAACGATTTCTAATAAAAGTGTCAGGTAGTTTGAAACCTGTTGGTACCTTTAGAGGTACTTCATTGGAGAATATTTAGACACTTCGAAAAAGTGATTACAATAAGTTGCATGTGTGCTTCATTTAAATGGCAGGTGATAGGGACAGAATAATTATATAAACATATTGTAACAGTTGAGACAATGGGATTATTTTGCAGCACTGTGATTTTCTAAAAAACAACATGCATCAAAATAAAGttagaaaatgtcaaaaaaacaaacagtaatgaGGACTTCGACTTAGTAAAGTC
Protein-coding regions in this window:
- the LOC125008454 gene encoding uncharacterized protein C3orf85-like is translated as MQFLILWALLSGVLAAPFTQEEEAKHFIRLKRQSGYWDPYHSQNQWGYTIQEQANEYWTAIRTDAQYYMDMGNLMFDRSVADENNRLYMEMLRNARAHLDSQTGQRR